Proteins encoded within one genomic window of Brachybacterium avium:
- a CDS encoding GntR family transcriptional regulator, which produces MTSLPVHADPALSLAERAYRTLRDRLVVLDIAPGDPLQEGRLAEELGVGRTPLREALKRLEVDRLVVSYPRRGTFATGVDITELATVSEVRELLEPLAARKAALRADPEVRGALREAHEGVEGLLDGSPWREAMAADLAVHRLIYRAAGNPHLEDSLIRLDNLATRIWSVMVDRLPDVTGHVREHLALLEAILAGDADRAERLALAHIHHFDAMVRQVI; this is translated from the coding sequence ATGACCTCCTTGCCCGTGCATGCCGACCCTGCACTCTCGCTCGCCGAGCGGGCGTACCGCACGCTGCGGGACCGCCTGGTCGTGCTCGACATCGCTCCGGGCGATCCCCTGCAGGAGGGTCGTCTCGCCGAGGAGCTCGGGGTCGGCCGCACCCCGCTGCGGGAGGCGCTCAAGCGGCTCGAGGTGGACCGGCTCGTGGTCTCCTATCCGCGCCGTGGAACGTTCGCGACGGGGGTGGACATCACCGAGCTGGCGACGGTGTCCGAGGTGCGCGAGCTGCTGGAGCCCCTCGCTGCGCGCAAGGCGGCCCTGCGTGCCGATCCCGAGGTGCGAGGCGCGCTGCGCGAGGCGCACGAGGGGGTCGAGGGCCTGCTGGACGGCTCCCCCTGGCGCGAGGCGATGGCGGCAGATCTCGCCGTGCACCGCCTGATCTACCGCGCCGCGGGCAACCCCCACCTCGAGGACTCCCTGATCCGGCTCGACAACCTCGCCACCCGCATCTGGAGCGTCATGGTCGACCGGCTCCCGGATGTGACCGGACATGTCCGCGAGCACCTCGCACTGCTGGAGGCGATCCTCGCCGGCGATGCCGACCGGGCCGAACGGCTGGCCCTCGCTCACATCCATCACTTCGATGCGATGGTGCGCCAGGTCATCTGA
- the glyA gene encoding serine hydroxymethyltransferase — protein sequence MTQTTAPTGTVPAELTRTLAELDPEIAGHIDAELARQREGLEMIASENHTAAAVMQAQGSVLTNKYAEGYPGKRYYGGCEHVDAIETLAIERAKALFGAAFANVQPHSGAQANASVMHALIRPGDTVLGLELAHGGHLTHGMRLNFSGRLYDIAAYGVDEKTHRVDMDEVARLAREHRPKLIIAGWSAYPRQLDFAAFREIADEVGAYLMVDMAHFAGLVATGLHPSPVPHAHVVTSTTHKTLAGPRGGLILTNEPEIAKKVRSAVFPGQQGGPLEHVIAGKAVAFKIAATDDFRDRQQRTLTGAALLAERLTRPDVTAHGITVLTGGTDVHLVLVDLRDSPLNGQQGEDLLAAVDITVNRNAVPFDPRPPMVTSGLRIGTPALASRGFDRDDFREVADLIAETLIAGARAATGDGEKVSVDEAVLSGLRDRARGLAAAHPLYPDLTEMGA from the coding sequence ATGACGCAGACCACTGCCCCCACCGGGACCGTACCGGCCGAGCTGACCCGCACCCTCGCCGAGCTCGACCCCGAGATCGCCGGGCACATCGACGCCGAGCTGGCCCGCCAGCGCGAGGGCCTGGAGATGATCGCCTCAGAGAACCACACCGCCGCTGCCGTGATGCAGGCACAGGGCTCGGTGCTGACCAACAAGTACGCCGAGGGCTACCCCGGCAAGCGGTACTACGGCGGCTGCGAGCACGTCGACGCCATCGAGACGCTCGCGATCGAACGGGCGAAGGCACTGTTCGGTGCGGCATTCGCGAACGTCCAGCCCCATTCCGGTGCCCAGGCCAACGCCTCCGTGATGCATGCGCTGATCCGTCCCGGGGACACGGTCCTGGGTCTGGAGCTGGCGCACGGCGGCCACCTGACCCACGGCATGCGGCTCAACTTCTCCGGGCGGCTCTACGACATCGCGGCCTACGGGGTGGACGAGAAAACGCACCGCGTGGACATGGACGAGGTCGCACGCCTGGCGCGAGAGCACCGCCCGAAGCTGATCATCGCCGGCTGGTCCGCCTACCCGCGGCAGCTCGACTTCGCCGCCTTCCGGGAGATCGCCGACGAGGTGGGCGCCTACCTGATGGTGGACATGGCGCACTTCGCGGGCCTGGTCGCCACCGGGCTGCACCCCTCCCCGGTCCCCCATGCGCACGTGGTCACCTCCACCACCCACAAGACCCTCGCCGGACCCCGCGGCGGACTCATCCTCACGAACGAGCCGGAGATCGCCAAGAAGGTGCGCTCGGCCGTCTTCCCCGGCCAACAGGGCGGTCCGCTCGAGCACGTGATCGCGGGCAAGGCGGTGGCCTTCAAGATCGCCGCGACCGACGACTTCCGCGATCGCCAGCAGCGCACCCTCACCGGCGCCGCCCTCCTCGCCGAACGCCTCACCCGCCCCGATGTCACCGCGCACGGGATCACGGTGCTCACCGGCGGCACCGACGTGCACCTGGTGCTCGTGGACCTGCGCGACTCGCCGCTGAACGGGCAGCAGGGAGAGGACCTGCTGGCCGCCGTCGACATCACCGTCAATCGCAACGCGGTGCCCTTCGACCCCCGACCGCCGATGGTCACCTCGGGGCTCCGCATCGGCACCCCGGCTCTCGCCAGCCGCGGATTCGACCGGGACGACTTCCGTGAGGTCGCCGACCTCATCGCCGAGACCCTGATCGCCGGCGCCCGCGCCGCGACCGGCGACGGCGAGAAGGTCTCCGTGGACGAGGCGGTGCTGTCCGGCCTGCGCGACCGCGCCCGTGGCCTGGCCGCCGCCCACCCCCTGTACCCCGACCTCACCGAGATGGGAGCCTGA
- a CDS encoding sarcosine oxidase subunit beta family protein: MAELLPEHPEFLWRNPEPAAGYDVVIVGGGGHGLATAYYLASVHGITNVAILEKGWLAGGNMARNTTIIRSNYLWDESAGMYEKALKLWEGWPEELEYDFLFSQRGVMNLAHTLQDVRDSERRVYANRLNGIDSQWLTPQEAQEVCPILNVSDDIRYPVLGGTYQPRAGIAKHDHVAWALARKCDEMGVDIIQNCEVTGFVKDGDRVVGVETSRGRINAGKVGLAAAGSSSLLADLAGFRLPIQSHPLQALVSELFEPVHPTVVMSNHVHVYVSQAHKGELVMGAGVDTYNGYGQRGSFHVIEEQMAAAVELFPIFARAHVLRTWGGIVDTTLDASPIISATPIDDLYVNCGWGTGGFKATPAAGMTFAHTIATGAPHPLNEAFTLERFETGHLIDEHGAAAVAH; this comes from the coding sequence ATGGCCGAGCTGCTTCCCGAGCACCCCGAATTCCTGTGGCGCAACCCCGAGCCCGCCGCCGGCTACGACGTCGTCATCGTCGGCGGCGGCGGCCACGGCCTCGCCACCGCCTACTACCTGGCCAGCGTCCACGGGATCACGAACGTCGCGATCCTCGAGAAGGGCTGGCTGGCCGGCGGGAACATGGCCCGCAACACCACGATCATCCGCTCGAACTACCTCTGGGACGAGTCCGCCGGGATGTACGAGAAGGCCCTGAAGCTGTGGGAGGGATGGCCCGAGGAGCTCGAGTACGACTTCCTGTTCTCCCAGCGCGGGGTCATGAACCTCGCCCACACCCTGCAGGACGTCCGCGACTCCGAGCGGCGCGTGTACGCCAACCGCCTCAACGGGATCGACTCGCAGTGGCTGACCCCGCAGGAGGCGCAGGAGGTCTGCCCGATCCTCAACGTCTCCGACGACATCCGCTATCCCGTCCTCGGCGGCACCTATCAGCCCCGCGCCGGCATCGCCAAGCACGATCACGTCGCCTGGGCGCTGGCCCGCAAGTGCGACGAGATGGGCGTGGACATCATCCAGAACTGCGAGGTCACCGGCTTCGTCAAGGACGGCGACCGGGTCGTCGGCGTGGAGACCAGCCGCGGACGCATCAACGCCGGCAAGGTCGGGCTCGCCGCCGCCGGCAGCTCCTCCCTGCTGGCCGACCTGGCCGGGTTCCGCCTGCCGATCCAGTCCCATCCGCTGCAGGCGCTGGTGTCGGAGCTGTTCGAGCCGGTCCATCCCACCGTGGTGATGTCCAACCACGTGCACGTGTACGTCTCCCAGGCGCACAAGGGCGAGCTGGTCATGGGGGCCGGGGTCGACACCTACAACGGGTACGGCCAGCGCGGCTCCTTCCACGTCATCGAGGAGCAGATGGCCGCCGCGGTCGAGCTGTTCCCGATCTTCGCCCGCGCGCACGTGCTGCGCACCTGGGGCGGGATCGTCGACACCACCCTCGACGCCTCCCCCATCATCTCCGCCACGCCGATCGACGATCTCTACGTCAACTGCGGCTGGGGCACCGGCGGGTTCAAGGCCACCCCGGCAGCGGGCATGACCTTCGCCCACACCATCGCCACCGGCGCACCCCACCCCCTGAACGAGGCGTTCACGCTCGAGCGCTTCGAGACCGGCCATCTGATCGACGAGCACGGCGCCGCCGCCGTCGCCCACTGA
- a CDS encoding sarcosine oxidase subunit delta — protein MLLIDCPHCGPRNEVEYAYGGQAHVARPEDPYALDDREWAEYLFYRDNPRGDYAERWHHTGGCRKWFNAIRDTATYEFRATYPAGSARPGTGPGPTSHEGVQP, from the coding sequence GTGCTGCTCATCGACTGCCCCCACTGCGGACCCCGCAACGAGGTCGAGTACGCCTACGGCGGCCAGGCCCATGTGGCCCGGCCGGAGGACCCCTACGCGCTGGACGACCGCGAGTGGGCCGAATACCTCTTCTACCGTGACAACCCCCGCGGCGACTACGCCGAGCGCTGGCACCACACCGGCGGCTGCCGCAAGTGGTTCAACGCCATCCGCGACACCGCCACCTACGAGTTCCGCGCCACCTATCCGGCCGGCTCCGCACGCCCCGGCACCGGGCCGGGCCCCACCTCGCACGAAGGAGTGCAGCCGTGA
- a CDS encoding 2Fe-2S iron-sulfur cluster-binding protein has translation MTTTRLDPTRAPGHGIDRDHEVTFRVDGTELTGYEGDTVASALLAAGRPGCGPSLYLKRPRGVLAAGLEEPSALLRVRGTRAGEVDESMLPATTVGIREGLEAEHLSGMGVLDPRRDEALYDHRYVHTDVLVVGAGPAGLAAARAAAASGARTLLIDDQARAGGSLLGDRSATIDGDDALTWVEQTLQQLAAAEEFTYLPRTIAAGSYDANFVVAVQHRTDHLPAADRPGVSRQRVHHIRAARVVLATGTHERPLVFADNDRPGVMLAGAVRTYLNRYATACGSRTVVATTNDSAYTLVEDLVLAGLEVAAVVDSRPELSASAQAVLDATGVRCLPGSAVVGTAGDGSEGHLSAVDVRSLDADGAPQGPSERIDADLLAVSGGFSPVVHLHSQRQGRLAWDEDLAAWLPVDTVAGQQMAGAATGAWTLASTLADGTAAGIRAAETTGFSSSLQAPDAPATEVGTFRPLWMVAGPEGGPEAWTTHFVDLQRDQTVADVARAIGAGMHSVEHVKRYTSISTANDQGKTSGVNASAVIAALLGHEGPAEVGSSGFRPPYAPVGFAALAGRRRGALYDAARLTAVHPWHVANGAVFEDVGQWKRPWFFPRPGEDMDAAVLRECAAVRTSVGFLDGTTLGKIEIRGADAADFLGRVYTNGFKKLAVGKGRYGLMCTEDGMLFDDGVTMRLAEDHFFMTTTTGGAAKVLDWLEQWHQTEWPELDVTFTSVTEQWSTIAVVGPRSRDVIAKLAPGLDVSNDAFGFMEFKEHTLASGIPARICRISFSGELAFEINVEAFYGLALWEAVAEAGAEFDITPYGTETMHVLRAEKGLVIVGQDTDGTVTPQDAGMEWAVSKFKDFLGKRSFQRQDTSRTDRKQLVGLLPVDRTSRLPEGVQIIEADTPVTPDRGPVPMIGQVTSSYRSAALDRTFALALIQDGHQRIGDIVRAPLGDRLVDAEITSHILYDPEGKRRDG, from the coding sequence GTGACCACCACCCGCCTGGATCCCACCCGCGCCCCGGGGCACGGCATCGACCGAGACCACGAGGTCACCTTCCGCGTCGACGGCACCGAGCTCACGGGCTACGAGGGGGACACCGTCGCCAGCGCCCTGCTCGCCGCCGGACGCCCGGGCTGCGGCCCCTCCCTCTATCTGAAGCGTCCGCGCGGCGTGCTCGCCGCCGGCCTCGAGGAGCCCAGCGCCCTGCTGCGGGTGCGGGGCACCCGTGCCGGAGAGGTCGACGAGTCGATGCTCCCGGCCACCACCGTCGGCATCCGCGAAGGGCTCGAGGCCGAGCACCTCTCGGGCATGGGCGTCCTCGACCCCCGCAGGGACGAGGCGCTGTACGACCATCGGTACGTGCACACGGACGTGCTGGTCGTCGGCGCCGGACCGGCCGGCCTCGCCGCCGCCCGCGCGGCCGCCGCGAGCGGGGCCCGCACCCTGCTGATCGACGACCAGGCCCGTGCCGGGGGCTCCCTGCTCGGCGACCGGTCGGCCACGATCGACGGCGACGACGCGCTCACCTGGGTGGAGCAGACCCTGCAGCAGCTGGCGGCCGCCGAGGAGTTCACCTACCTGCCGCGCACCATCGCCGCCGGCAGCTACGACGCGAACTTCGTGGTCGCGGTGCAGCATCGCACCGACCACCTGCCCGCCGCGGACCGCCCCGGCGTCTCCCGCCAGCGGGTCCACCACATCCGTGCCGCTCGCGTGGTGCTGGCCACCGGCACCCACGAGCGTCCGCTGGTGTTCGCCGACAACGACCGCCCCGGGGTGATGCTTGCCGGCGCGGTGCGCACCTATCTCAACCGGTACGCCACCGCCTGCGGCAGCCGGACCGTCGTCGCGACCACCAACGACAGCGCCTACACCCTCGTCGAGGATCTGGTGCTGGCCGGTCTCGAGGTGGCCGCCGTGGTCGACTCCCGACCGGAGCTCTCCGCCTCCGCGCAGGCCGTGCTCGATGCGACCGGGGTGCGGTGCCTCCCCGGCTCCGCCGTGGTCGGGACCGCGGGTGACGGGTCCGAGGGCCACCTCAGCGCGGTCGACGTCCGCTCCCTCGACGCGGACGGCGCACCCCAGGGCCCGAGCGAGCGGATCGACGCCGATCTGCTCGCCGTCTCCGGCGGGTTCTCCCCCGTCGTGCACCTGCACAGCCAGCGCCAGGGCCGGCTGGCCTGGGACGAGGACCTCGCGGCCTGGCTGCCGGTGGACACCGTGGCCGGCCAGCAGATGGCCGGTGCGGCCACCGGCGCCTGGACGCTCGCCTCCACCCTGGCCGACGGCACCGCGGCGGGCATCCGGGCGGCGGAGACCACCGGCTTCTCCTCCTCGCTGCAGGCCCCCGACGCTCCCGCCACGGAGGTGGGCACGTTCCGCCCGCTGTGGATGGTGGCGGGGCCCGAGGGCGGGCCGGAGGCCTGGACCACCCATTTCGTGGACCTGCAGCGTGATCAGACCGTCGCCGATGTGGCCCGTGCGATCGGCGCGGGGATGCACTCCGTCGAGCACGTCAAGCGCTACACCTCGATCTCCACCGCGAACGACCAGGGCAAGACCAGCGGTGTCAACGCCTCGGCCGTGATCGCGGCGCTGCTGGGGCACGAGGGCCCGGCCGAGGTGGGCAGCTCCGGGTTCCGCCCGCCGTACGCGCCGGTCGGCTTCGCGGCGCTCGCGGGCAGGCGCCGCGGCGCGCTCTACGACGCGGCCCGGCTCACCGCCGTCCACCCCTGGCACGTCGCGAACGGCGCCGTGTTCGAGGACGTCGGCCAGTGGAAGCGCCCCTGGTTCTTCCCCCGACCCGGCGAGGACATGGACGCCGCCGTGCTGCGCGAATGCGCCGCGGTGCGCACGTCGGTCGGCTTCCTGGACGGCACCACGCTGGGGAAGATCGAGATCCGCGGCGCCGACGCCGCCGACTTCCTGGGCCGGGTGTACACCAACGGCTTCAAGAAGCTGGCCGTCGGCAAGGGCCGCTACGGGCTGATGTGCACCGAGGACGGCATGCTGTTCGACGACGGGGTGACGATGCGCCTGGCCGAGGACCACTTCTTCATGACCACCACCACCGGTGGCGCGGCGAAGGTGCTGGACTGGCTCGAGCAGTGGCACCAGACGGAGTGGCCGGAGCTCGACGTCACCTTCACCTCCGTCACCGAGCAGTGGAGCACCATCGCCGTGGTCGGCCCGCGCTCCCGCGACGTGATCGCGAAGCTCGCCCCCGGACTGGATGTCAGCAACGACGCCTTCGGCTTCATGGAGTTCAAGGAGCACACCCTGGCCTCCGGGATCCCGGCCCGGATCTGCCGCATCTCCTTCTCCGGGGAGCTCGCCTTCGAGATCAACGTCGAGGCGTTCTACGGGCTCGCCCTCTGGGAGGCCGTCGCCGAGGCAGGGGCGGAGTTCGACATCACCCCCTACGGCACCGAGACGATGCACGTGCTGCGGGCCGAGAAGGGCCTGGTCATCGTCGGCCAGGACACCGACGGCACCGTCACCCCGCAGGACGCGGGCATGGAGTGGGCGGTCTCGAAGTTCAAGGACTTCCTGGGCAAGCGCTCCTTCCAGCGCCAGGACACCTCCCGCACCGACCGCAAGCAGCTGGTGGGCCTGCTGCCGGTGGACCGCACCTCGCGGCTCCCGGAGGGGGTCCAGATCATCGAGGCCGACACCCCGGTCACCCCCGACCGCGGACCGGTGCCGATGATCGGCCAGGTCACCTCCTCCTACCGCTCCGCCGCGCTGGATCGCACCTTCGCCCTCGCCCTGATCCAGGACGGGCACCAGCGCATCGGCGACATCGTCCGCGCCCCCCTCGGCGACCGCCTGGTGGACGCCGAGATCACCTCCCACATCCTCTACGACCCCGAAGGGAAGCGCCGTGATGGCTGA
- a CDS encoding sarcosine oxidase subunit gamma → MADRTLSPFTAAQADPVLSTEEATALLASRPADELRRSPVSHLAAAMAEAEVTGERSVALRELPFTVQIGLHAEPGSPSARALEAELGLELPRQHGSTTGDAAGLHVLWLAPDDFLAVDVSRTQRTGDEQPFAAALEGMPGLAVDLSGNRTVLELSGRSARQVLEKSCHADLHPREFPVGTAIVTALGTVPVILHRSAEETFRILPRASFADFLVRWLLDGMEEFGSEAIP, encoded by the coding sequence ATGGCTGATCGCACCCTGTCCCCGTTCACCGCCGCCCAGGCCGACCCGGTGCTGAGCACCGAGGAGGCCACCGCACTGCTGGCCTCCCGTCCCGCGGACGAGCTGCGCCGCTCCCCCGTCTCCCACCTCGCAGCGGCGATGGCGGAGGCCGAGGTCACCGGCGAACGCTCCGTGGCCCTGCGCGAACTGCCGTTCACCGTGCAGATCGGGCTGCATGCCGAGCCCGGCTCCCCCTCGGCCCGGGCTCTCGAGGCCGAGCTCGGGCTCGAGCTGCCTCGGCAGCACGGCAGCACGACGGGTGATGCCGCGGGCCTGCACGTGCTCTGGCTGGCGCCGGACGACTTCCTGGCCGTCGACGTCTCCCGGACCCAGCGCACCGGCGACGAGCAGCCCTTCGCCGCAGCGCTCGAGGGGATGCCGGGACTCGCCGTCGACCTCTCGGGCAACCGCACCGTCCTGGAGCTGAGCGGCCGCAGTGCCCGTCAGGTGCTGGAGAAGAGCTGCCACGCGGACCTGCATCCGCGGGAGTTCCCCGTCGGCACCGCGATCGTCACGGCCCTCGGCACCGTCCCGGTGATCCTGCATCGCAGCGCCGAGGAGACCTTCCGGATCCTCCCGCGGGCATCCTTCGCGGACTTCCTGGTGCGCTGGCTGCTGGACGGCATGGAGGAGTTCGGGAGCGAGGCGATCCCATGA
- a CDS encoding Crp/Fnr family transcriptional regulator yields the protein MTISQPPAGPGPQGRRTIPLTEITLPHECPRPVRLYVLSRAPYFRGLGEEELDRIDARMSTRSFAAAAPIFRAGEEADSLYVVAEGRVKLSQLTAGGTETVTDLLVPGELFGAMSTLGESVHHQTASALVGTCVLRIDQDEFRAVLAEQPRIALRVLDDVAVRLARAETDVGSHGSATVEQRVASTLLRLADKLGEDRGSEGILLEVPLSRADLAGLARSTPESVSRVMSRWKKQGLIDSGRRWTALLDRARLKELRDAAG from the coding sequence ATGACCATCTCGCAGCCACCCGCCGGGCCTGGGCCGCAGGGCCGGCGCACGATCCCGCTCACGGAGATCACGCTGCCGCACGAGTGCCCGCGGCCGGTGCGGCTGTACGTGCTGTCCAGGGCGCCCTACTTCCGCGGGCTGGGCGAGGAGGAGCTGGACCGCATCGATGCGCGCATGAGCACCCGGTCCTTCGCCGCTGCGGCCCCGATCTTCCGTGCGGGCGAGGAGGCGGACTCGCTCTATGTGGTCGCCGAGGGCCGGGTGAAGCTGTCCCAGCTCACTGCCGGTGGGACGGAGACCGTCACCGATCTGCTGGTCCCCGGTGAGCTGTTCGGGGCCATGAGCACGCTCGGGGAGAGCGTCCACCACCAGACCGCCTCGGCGCTGGTGGGCACCTGCGTGCTGCGCATCGACCAGGACGAGTTCCGTGCGGTCCTGGCCGAGCAGCCGCGCATCGCCCTGCGGGTCCTCGACGACGTCGCCGTCCGTCTCGCCCGGGCCGAGACCGACGTCGGCTCCCACGGCTCCGCGACCGTCGAGCAGCGGGTGGCGAGCACTCTGCTGCGCCTGGCCGACAAGCTCGGTGAGGACCGCGGCAGCGAGGGGATCCTGCTCGAGGTGCCGCTGTCCCGCGCGGACCTCGCGGGGCTCGCCCGCTCCACCCCGGAATCGGTCTCGCGGGTGATGAGCCGCTGGAAGAAGCAGGGCCTGATCGACTCGGGGCGTCGCTGGACCGCTCTGCTGGACCGGGCCCGGCTGAAGGAGCTGCGCGACGCGGCGGGCTGA
- a CDS encoding heavy-metal-associated domain-containing protein — MTTIPATSTHSLFRATGFSCPSCVAKIEKQVGRLEGVQNVSVKFASGRVEVDHDPAVTTTDEIVSAIGRAGYESALSAL, encoded by the coding sequence ATGACCACCATCCCCGCCACCAGCACCCACTCCCTCTTCCGCGCCACGGGCTTCAGCTGCCCGTCCTGCGTCGCCAAGATCGAGAAGCAGGTGGGCCGCCTCGAGGGCGTGCAGAACGTCAGCGTGAAGTTCGCCTCCGGCCGCGTCGAGGTCGACCACGACCCGGCGGTGACCACCACCGACGAGATCGTCTCCGCGATCGGCAGGGCCGGCTACGAGTCCGCCCTCTCGGCCCTCTGA
- a CDS encoding heavy metal translocating P-type ATPase: MSALTRWLRGPWGTPIVAGLLIVVAAILSLSIEVNPFGAGHHHGIGLSLEGPTALVASDLFMIAAALVAGIPIILKAVRALMVKVIAIDLLVAIAAVGALIIGQYWEAAAVTFLFAIGHALEAGTMNRTRSALAELVAVAPDVAVVMREGEQVEISAAQVQPDETVLVKNGAKVPVDGIVIGGTGALDEASITGESIPVEKSESDQVFAGTISRGGFLQVRATGIGADTTLARIIHRVEEAQDAKARTQSFMERFSTWYTPGIILLALVTGLITGNIVLALTLLVIGCPGAMVISIPVAIVAGIGRGAKDGILIKGGEYLETSARITAVALDKTGTLTEGRPTLTDVTVLDPAMDRAEVLGWAARAEAGSEHPLARPLLEAAAAEGLRTGGLPEATEPAPGMGVVATVDGHRVAVGNLPLLAAEGISEDRGAAAEVDRLAGLGRTPMVVTFDGRVIGVVAVADRLRTDAPEMISQLHANGVKQVLMLTGDNYQVAEAVAAQVGVDEVRAQLLPEDKLTIVQQLQHEGFTVAMVGDGVNDAPALATADIGVAMGAAGTGVAIETADIALMNDDLLKLPQAIGLARGTVAVMRQNIAIALLTVLALLAGVFAGGVTMAIGMLVHEASVLLVIVNAMRLLRHRSTGGHRAPVRPAPRAPRAAAEEQTV, from the coding sequence ATGTCCGCTCTCACCCGCTGGCTGCGTGGCCCCTGGGGAACCCCGATCGTCGCGGGTCTCCTCATCGTCGTCGCCGCGATCCTCTCCCTGAGCATCGAGGTGAACCCCTTCGGCGCAGGCCACCATCACGGCATCGGCCTCTCGCTGGAGGGACCCACCGCCCTGGTCGCCTCCGATCTCTTCATGATCGCCGCGGCGCTGGTCGCCGGCATCCCGATCATCCTCAAGGCCGTGCGCGCCCTGATGGTCAAGGTCATCGCCATCGATCTGCTGGTCGCCATCGCCGCGGTCGGTGCGCTGATCATCGGCCAGTACTGGGAGGCCGCTGCGGTGACCTTCCTGTTCGCCATCGGTCACGCCCTCGAGGCCGGCACCATGAACCGCACCCGCTCCGCGCTCGCGGAGCTCGTCGCCGTCGCCCCCGACGTCGCCGTGGTGATGCGGGAGGGCGAGCAAGTGGAGATCTCCGCCGCCCAGGTCCAGCCCGATGAGACCGTGCTGGTCAAGAACGGCGCCAAGGTCCCCGTCGACGGCATCGTCATCGGCGGCACCGGTGCCCTGGACGAGGCCTCGATCACCGGCGAGTCCATCCCCGTCGAGAAGAGCGAGAGTGACCAGGTGTTCGCCGGCACCATCTCCCGCGGCGGCTTCCTGCAGGTGCGCGCCACCGGCATCGGCGCCGACACCACGCTGGCCCGCATCATCCACCGCGTCGAGGAGGCCCAGGACGCCAAGGCGCGCACCCAGTCCTTCATGGAGAGGTTCTCCACCTGGTACACCCCCGGCATCATCCTGCTCGCCCTGGTCACGGGGCTCATCACCGGGAACATCGTGCTGGCCCTGACCCTGCTGGTGATCGGCTGCCCCGGCGCGATGGTCATCTCCATCCCCGTCGCGATCGTGGCCGGGATCGGCCGCGGCGCCAAGGACGGCATCCTCATCAAGGGCGGCGAGTACCTGGAGACCAGCGCGAGGATCACCGCCGTCGCCCTGGACAAGACGGGCACCCTCACCGAGGGCCGGCCCACCCTCACCGACGTCACCGTGCTGGATCCCGCGATGGACCGCGCCGAGGTGCTTGGCTGGGCAGCGCGCGCCGAGGCCGGCTCCGAGCATCCGCTGGCCCGTCCGCTCCTGGAGGCCGCCGCAGCTGAGGGTCTGCGCACCGGCGGTCTGCCCGAGGCCACCGAGCCGGCGCCCGGCATGGGCGTCGTCGCCACCGTGGATGGCCACCGCGTCGCGGTCGGCAATCTGCCGCTGCTCGCCGCGGAGGGGATCAGTGAGGACCGCGGCGCGGCCGCCGAGGTTGACCGGCTGGCCGGCCTCGGACGCACCCCGATGGTCGTCACCTTCGACGGCCGCGTGATCGGCGTGGTCGCGGTCGCCGACCGGCTGCGCACCGACGCACCGGAGATGATCTCGCAGCTGCACGCGAACGGCGTGAAGCAGGTCCTGATGCTCACCGGCGACAACTACCAAGTGGCCGAGGCCGTGGCCGCGCAGGTGGGCGTCGATGAGGTCCGCGCGCAGCTGCTGCCCGAGGACAAGCTCACCATCGTCCAGCAGCTCCAGCACGAGGGCTTCACCGTCGCGATGGTCGGCGACGGCGTCAACGACGCCCCGGCCCTGGCCACCGCCGATATCGGGGTGGCGATGGGCGCCGCCGGCACCGGGGTCGCGATCGAGACCGCTGACATCGCCCTGATGAACGATGATCTGCTGAAGCTCCCGCAGGCGATCGGCCTGGCCCGCGGCACCGTGGCGGTGATGCGCCAGAACATCGCGATCGCCCTGCTCACGGTCCTCGCCCTGCTGGCGGGGGTGTTCGCCGGCGGGGTCACGATGGCGATCGGCATGCTGGTCCACGAGGCCTCCGTGCTGCTGGTGATCGTCAACGCCATGCGGCTGCTGCGGCATCGGTCGACGGGCGGGCATCGTGCTCCCGTCCGCCCCGCACCGCGGGCCCCACGGGCGGCGGCGGAGGAGCAGACTGTCTGA